The Salvelinus fontinalis isolate EN_2023a chromosome 9, ASM2944872v1, whole genome shotgun sequence sequence atcgatgtgtctgcttgggggggaatatatacggctgtgattatgatcgaagagaattcccttggtagataatgcggtcgacatttgattgtgaggagttctagatcaggtgaacagaatgacttgagttcctgtgtgttgttatgatgatcacaccacgtctcgttaatcataaggcatacccccccgccccgcttcttaccagaaagatgtttgtttctgtcggcgcgatccgtgaagaaaccagctggctgcaccgactccgttagcgtctcttgagttagccatgtttccgtgaagcagagcacgttgcaatccctgatgtctctctggaatgctacccgtgctcggatttcatcaaccttattgtcaagagactggacattggcgagtagtatgctagggagtggagcgcgatgtgcccgtctccgaagcctgaccaagagTCCGCTACGtttttacggcgtcgcatagggtccccggctgggatcagatccattgtattgggtggaaggcaaaacactggatccgtttcgggaaagtcatattcctggttataacgatggtgagttgacgttaatcgtatattcagtagttcctcccgactgtatgtaatgaaacctaagattacatggggtaccgatgtaagaaataacacataaaaaaacaaaatactgcatattttccaaggaacgcgaagcgaggcggccatctcggtcggcgccatcTTATTATCTATCCCCACAGTCACTGTATGTACATGTCGCAACCataagccatagattacaggcaacatctgcactgagctaaaggctagagctgctgctttcaaggagcgggacactaatcttaCAAGAAATCCCACGATGACCTCCGacaagccatcaaacaggcaaagcatcattaCAGGACTAAGATCTAATCGTACTACGCCGGCTTtaatgctcgtcggatgtggcaggacttcttaactatcatggattacaaagggaaacccagccacaagCTTCCCAGTGACTTGAGcccaccagacgagctaaatgccttctatgctcacatcgaggcaagcaacactgaaccatgcatgagagcagcagctgttccggacgactgtgtgatcacactctccgtagccaatgtgagtaagacctttaaacagattaacattcacaaggccgcagggccagatggattaccagaatgcatactctgagcatgcgctgaccagctggcaagtgtcttcactgacgctctcaatccctctctctctttgttctctatattttttccccctgtcATGTACAGTAACAATGCTTGTTCAGCATAACCGGTTTGTGTCTTTACAATATTTGTGGACTTGCAGAAATATGAATAGCTTTGATGTCATagaacagggatcatcaaccagatTCAGCCCCGGGCCAATTTTTTCTTGAACGGATgatcagggggccggaacataattacaaataatttgtagactgcaaactCACTGGAAGAAGCACAAACAGATATGAtatttgacaaaaacataatcatttcaaaccctgCTTGCTTTTGTATACGATCGCGACTCTCTATTATGCTGGGAAtaaaaaatcacttggagctgatatcCTGGGTTTTtatagtcttttatgtccaacaataaaaatcGAACAACAAAAAACCTAGGTGGGGGGAATATAACCACTCGCGGCCCAAATTTGGCCGGCGGACTGCCAGTTGAGAAACCCTGTCATAGAATGATTTACAATCCTATATTTGAATTGAGATGAGAATCCAGATAGCAGATTTCAGTAAGTGGTGGTCCTTGTTCCATGTGAAACCAACTCAAAAGATGAGTAGGTGAAATGTTCTTTGGGAAGTGTCCTGCTATGACCAGGTCACATGTTCTGGTTAGCACTCACTCTTAAAACCAGTGTCCAATGTTGCTCTGGTAAGTGAGCTCTGTCTATTTATGAAAAGCAGACTCATCTCTAAGTCAGTCAGTAAGTcagtctctccacctctctctctctctctctctctctctctctctctctctcctactctctctctctctctctcctactctctctctctcctactctactctctctctggtATCCCATGTGCCTCTCTGCTTTGAATTCTCTGCCTTTGAAGCAAGAAGTAATTTCTTACAGTCTGCTGATCAGAGACATTCGTAAGGTCATACATTTCAGGTTTCTCAAACTGAACCGTGGGGTGCTCTATAGTCCTCACATGTCTGTGAACATTATGGCTGTAAAGCCtaccctgttatatacagtacctgtcacgGCATGCAAGGTGTACTGTATGTTAGCCTTGTCTCGGGAATTCATCTTAATATGCAATACATCTGGTTCAAGCCACATGGTCCGCATCGCATGATGAAACCCTGGGCAAGAGTTAAAGAGAAAGTAATAGGTTggataacagtctctctctctctccctccctctttcagtccTTTACCCATCAACTGTTCGAGTGAAGAGAGGGATGGCATCAATGGTGAACCCCACTTTTCAGAACTCCATAGAGGATGTCAATTTACTATTTGAGGTGAGACATTTTCCTTGGATAACTACAGTAGCAAATATTGTATGAATCCTCTGAGTTAGCAACCAAAAATATGGGTTTGTAATGAGTCTACTGTTTTTGGTTGTGCTGTGTAGATCCTGCTGGCTGGCCTGCAGTTTGGAGACGAGCACACTCTGTTCTCCGTGCAGGACGAAGAGTTGGCCTCCCTGCGGAAGACCAAAAAGCTGGAAGTCATCTGCGAGGACATCCTGCCCAAAACACTCTCTGATATCCGTcgcctgacctctgacctttccaATCACATGGGCCACCTGCGCCTGGAGGACTTTGAGCGCACTGTGCTGACCATGGTGTACACCGCCCAGCGGCTGGCCAACGCTACCACAGACCAGCAGAGAGACTTGTGGGCAGAGTCCTTTGTCAGTTTGTACAGAGCTATCAAGCTGGACCTGACAGCTGAGAACGACCTCACAGCTAAATGATATCGCAATGTTGGGGATTGATACTATACTGATACATATCACTGCCTTTATTTCCAGATCTCTATTGGAGAAGGAATTTCTCTCATTTtctattattcattatagatacAATGTTTCAGCATGATTTTCTTGGCAACCCTT is a genomic window containing:
- the LOC129862379 gene encoding protein FAM180A-like — encoded protein: MPGGCQVTMMPWKMVIVALFYCNINTCATYRHNKVLYPSTVRVKRGMASMVNPTFQNSIEDVNLLFEILLAGLQFGDEHTLFSVQDEELASLRKTKKLEVICEDILPKTLSDIRRLTSDLSNHMGHLRLEDFERTVLTMVYTAQRLANATTDQQRDLWAESFVSLYRAIKLDLTAENDLTAK